CAAAAGACATTCCATTCATTCACTAACCACACCATGTGTTCAGTTAACTAGCAGCAGCATTAGAACTGAGTCTCTCCCACAGAGGCTTTTGTAGGGAACTTCCCGGTCAGTTCTCCCTGGAGaagctttctgcttttataCGGACACCATTCCGTCTGCCAGTCTCCGCAAACAAATGTCTGTTCTTCTGAAATGTATATGGGGCAGAAACTCAGGTCATTCTTGAAACAATGAGCCCAGAAAAGATGATATCCAACTCTCTTGCAGGGATTGGCTTTTCCACTTAACCTTAAGTTAAAATACTGCATCACACGAGAAAGTAGTATCATGTGGGGAGATAGAGGTAACATCTGTTCCATTTAACTGCTATCCCCACACTTCCTATAACTGTGCAAGAGTTCATTTATTCAGGTGATCCAAGGCTGTCTTATAGAGACTCTCCTACCAGTCAGTAATGAAATGGCATAGAATTGTTCATCCACAGCATTCTTGAAGGAAATGATTAACACCATCCAGCATGCAATTGTGTGTTCTAGGCTTCTTCACAACcgtttctttgtttttcttctgatattATGCATTGCTTTCTCTTGCAATTATATGCAAATGCAGATAATATTAAGTTGATTTTCCAGATCTTTCATATTATGTGAATGataaaaattcttctgttttttgttAATTACAAAATAAGGTCTTCTGGgacatcttttgttttcttcctgatttaCTTAAATTAATTGTGAGAGTAcatacatttctatttttcagttattttcataGCAATCACAGtacctaatttttttcaatttccaaatatttctcttaaaaCAGGTATTAAGAAATAGGATCTTGCATGGTTGTTTGCTGTCTATGGGTTTTACATGCGTAGTGTCAGATGAGACTTCACAGCTGATTTCTGACAGTGCAATTTCACATCaccacacattttcctttcagcttctccttccttttctgttgcttgctttttttgCCATCAATTTGCAAACTCACAGTCCTGCGTTTCTCCAGGTTTAGCAATTCTTGGAATAACTCTTTCACATTGTGGTTTGTCTTGGCAGAGGTCTCCATGAAGGCACATTTCCACTTCTTAGCCATGGCTTCTCCTTCACTGCTTTCTACCTCTCGATTTTGGTTctcatcatttttatttccaaccAGCATTATTGGAATGTTTTCTATGTCTCCTTTTATCTGACATATTTGTTCGTAGATTGGCTTGAGTTCCTCCAAGGACTGTCGGCTGGTGATAGAGTAAACCAGAATAAAAGCATGTCCTTTAGAAATAGAGAGACGTTGCATGGCTGGAAATTGATGGCTCCCTGTGGTGTCAGTTATCTGCAAAGTGCATATGCTCTTATCACAGCTGATCACCTGCCGATAGGTGTCTTCAATGGTAGGGATGTAGCTCTCTCTGAAAGTGCCCTTCACAAATCTCAAGACCAAAGAACTTTTTCCCACTCCTCCAGCTCCAAACACAACTACCCTATAATCATTGCTTTGCTCAGGCATGTTTCTCAGTGTTTCACTTGCTCAGATAAGGGAGAAAACCTaggagagaaaacaacaaaagcaaggAGATAGACATTAGTACAGGTAGCTGTGTAGAGTGCTGTGATGTCTTTCCCAACAAGATAAATAAATGTAAGTGATGGCGTACTACTTGTAGTAATTTAAGAAGTCTTGCAAGATGTTACAGAACAACTTATTTTAGTGGTAAATTGGGGTTTTCAAACCAGTCTGGGCTGGTAGCAAAATACCATTTTTGTTACTTTGtgactgatttttaattaacatcATGTGTTTCAGTATTCTTCCTACTGGACTAATATTCACAGAACTAAGAAGTTCCATCTGGGAATTTCAACAAGGCCTTGGCCTGAACAAATCATAGacagggaattatttttctgtatcaaaaataaatctaagaCAATAGTTGAAACTGATCACTTTACAGGTGCATGATAGTCAATTACTCTGAATATTCCAGCTTTTCAGTATTTAAGGAATTTATCTCCACTATGACTGGGCTACAGTTCTGAGTGACGACTAAGATATATTTGTAGATTATTCAGCAACAGCATTTACTGAGCTTTGGTTTTTAACTCCATGGGACTGTGTCCCCCACTTCAGTGTGGTTTGGCACTGGCATTTCAGGCTAAAGAGTTCATTTTGATAAATTCAGATTGCTCACATTCAGTCTGCCTTTTTATTCCAATATTTATCTTGCAGCAGACGATATTTGGCACGAGACTGGCTATACTTATCAGAGAGGTTCTGCAGACATATTCATAACAATTTAGTGGCTTGTATTTCCAAGGTTGGCAATGGCATAGGTCAAAGGTCacaaaattctgtgattcctgcaGTCAGTTAGTTCCCCTTGGCAAAACCCATCTGAATGTAGTAGGaccacaaatattaaaataattgccaAATAACAGAAATGGTAAAATTTTCACATGTTTACAAGATGTAGATGTTTTagaatttactgaaataaaatgaaggttAATTTGTCCTCCCATTAGTAGCAGCTCAATAGGCACAGAGTACTTACAACTCTTTTTATATTTAGTGAGATTAGTAAAAAGAACCCTAAAAATTGAAGTAAACATGGGGTATTGTGACTTCTCAGACCAAAACAATATATACATATAAGGGGTATGTGTggaaaaaactgcaaaatttgCTGCATCTGTACTTGTTCTGAAGAAAATGGACAGGTTTTATAGGGAACCTTGCCCAAGTGCCTTAGTGGCACCATGTGATTAAATTTGCCTGTTGTAATTTTGCCTGGGTAGCAGTAAATCCAGAATAACCCAAAGAATTCCTAACCTTTTGAAAGAAAGCCTC
This sequence is a window from Parus major isolate Abel chromosome Z, Parus_major1.1, whole genome shotgun sequence. Protein-coding genes within it:
- the DIRAS2 gene encoding GTP-binding protein Di-Ras2, with amino-acid sequence MPEQSNDYRVVVFGAGGVGKSSLVLRFVKGTFRESYIPTIEDTYRQVISCDKSICTLQITDTTGSHQFPAMQRLSISKGHAFILVYSITSRQSLEELKPIYEQICQIKGDIENIPIMLVGNKNDENQNREVESSEGEAMAKKWKCAFMETSAKTNHNVKELFQELLNLEKRRTVSLQIDGKKSKQQKRKEKLKGKCVVM